One stretch of Nicotiana tabacum cultivar K326 chromosome 18, ASM71507v2, whole genome shotgun sequence DNA includes these proteins:
- the LOC107822171 gene encoding uncharacterized protein LOC107822171 isoform X1, whose protein sequence is MASSGTMNKIERAHQRYREGKYAEALGFYTDALSLAKTKSQKIALHSNRAACFLKLHDFKKAADECTLVLELDQKHTGALMLRAQTLVTLKEYHSALFDVNRLIELNPSSEMYQNLHARLKTQLSLAPIPEAEVELEEDENEDEEEQCTNKETNEGGVGKDDRDVMAATTGEAESGTVELTTEVGDVQTAEKSSEQQFTSWEAIPQPKGHSRLDYSRWDRVEDESSEDDDDDDDDDDEEDSQPQFRFRVKTIGVRAVK, encoded by the exons ATGGCATCATCAGGTACCATGAACAAGATCGAGAGAGCACACCAGCGGTACAGGGAAGGCAAATACGCGGAAGCCCTGGGTTTTTATACAGACGCGCTTTCTTTGGCCAAGACCAAGTCCCAAAAGATCGCTCTCCACAGCAATCGCGCTGCTTGTTTCCTCAAACTTCACGATTTCAAAAAG GCAGCGGATGAATGTACGTTGGTGCTTGAACTAGATCAAAAACACACAGGTGCGCTGATGTTGCGCGCTCAAACCTTAGTCACCCTCAAGGAGTACCATTCAGCACTTTTCGATGTCAATAGGCTGATTGAATTGAATCCATCATCAGAAATGTATCAAAATCTTCATGCCCGTTTGAAGACACAACTG TCACTTGCTCCAATACCTGAAGCTGAAGTAGAGCTTGAAGAAGATGAGAATGAAGATGAGGAAGAACAATGTACTAATAAAGAAACCAATGAAGGTGGTGTAGGGAAAGATGACAGAGATGTCATGGCAGCAACTACAGGAGAAGCTGAGTCTGGAACTGTCGAACTGACAACTGAAGTTGGTGATGTTCAAACAGCTGAAAAATCATCTGAACAACAGTTCACTAGCTGGGAAGCAATCCCACAGCCAAAGGGACATTCACGGCTAGACTATTCTAGATGGGACAGGGTGGAAGATGAGTCGAGTGAAGATGACGATGATGACGATGACGACGACGACGAGGAGGATTCTCAGCCGCAATTTAGATTCCGTGTCAAGACTATTGGTGTGCGAGCTGTtaagtaa
- the LOC107822173 gene encoding uncharacterized protein At4g15545-like isoform X2, with protein sequence MSESSSRSGGPDFHLPDEILSVIPTDPYDQLDVARKITSMAIASRVTNLESDMGRLRQKIHDKDRVILDLEDKVSQLEQACRAAELRLNTTLQDNVKLSKERDSLALAAKKLGRDLAKLETFKRQLVQSLSDDDSSQAETVDIGTYDQSVHKSYPVIEEVNGYTMHHSFSGSMDGRGSYDDASKQAVQRFSIPYITPRLTPTDTPKTTSASVSPRRFSAAVSPQRTSGSSTPTNPQFQGRGSMSSFYPSSQQSSAANSPPRARAKPAQTPRVDGKEFFRQARSRLSYEQFSAFLANIKELNAQKQSREETLKKAEEIFGTDNKDLYLSFQGMLNRGVH encoded by the exons ATGTCGGAGAGTAGCAGCCGGAGTGGCGGGCCGGACTTTCACCTCCCCGATGAAATACTTTCGGTCATTCCGACAGACCCGTATGACCAATTGGATGTAGCCCGGAAGATCACCTCTATGGCAATCGCTTCTCGTGTTACAAATCTGGAGTCTGATATGGGTAGGCTCCGTCAAAAGATTCACGACAAGGATCGCGTGATCCTCGACCTCGAAGACAAGGTCTCTCAGCTCGAGCAGGCCTGTCGCGCTGCCGAATTGCGATTGAACACCACTCTCCAAGATAat GTGAAACTTTCCAAGGAGAGGGATTCTTTGgctttggctgcaaagaagcttGGTCGCGACTTAGCAAAG TTGGAGACCTTTAAAAGGCAATTGGTGCAGTCTTTGAGTGATGATGACTCATCT CAAGCTGAAACTGTTGATATTGGCACTTACGATCAATCTGTTCACAAGTCATATCCTGTAATAG AGGAGGTGAATGGCTACACAATGCATCATTCTTTCAGTGGGTCTATGGATGGCAGAGGCAGTTACGATGATG CCTCAAAGCAAGCTGTGCAAAGATTTTCCATCCCTTACATAACACCACGGCTTACTCCAACTGACACTCCAAAAACAACTTCTGCTAGTGTATCCCCCAGAAGAttttctgctgctgtatctccTCAGAGGACGTCTGGCAGCAGCACTCCAACAAACCCTCAATTTCAAGGCCGAGGTTCAATGTCATCGTTCTATCCTTCGAGTCAACAGTCCTCAGCAGCTAACTCTCCTCCAAGGGCACGCGCAAAACCAG CTCAAACTCCTCGAGTTGATGGGAAGGAGTTCTTCCGTCAAGCCAg GAGTCGTCTGTCTTATGAGCAGTTCAGTGCATTTCTAGCTAACATAAAGGAATTAAATGCTCAAAAGCAATCTCGCGAG GAAACTTTGAAAAAAGCAGAAGAGATTTTCGGGACAGATAACAAAGATCTCTATCTATCATTCCAAGGGATGCTTAACCGCGGAGTTCACTGA
- the LOC107822173 gene encoding uncharacterized protein At4g15545-like isoform X1, giving the protein MSESSSRSGGPDFHLPDEILSVIPTDPYDQLDVARKITSMAIASRVTNLESDMGRLRQKIHDKDRVILDLEDKVSQLEQACRAAELRLNTTLQDNVLKKNLFFYSPSFCFSFPFKRELLFFVFAFLGIKKVKLSKERDSLALAAKKLGRDLAKLETFKRQLVQSLSDDDSSQAETVDIGTYDQSVHKSYPVIEEVNGYTMHHSFSGSMDGRGSYDDASKQAVQRFSIPYITPRLTPTDTPKTTSASVSPRRFSAAVSPQRTSGSSTPTNPQFQGRGSMSSFYPSSQQSSAANSPPRARAKPAQTPRVDGKEFFRQARSRLSYEQFSAFLANIKELNAQKQSREETLKKAEEIFGTDNKDLYLSFQGMLNRGVH; this is encoded by the exons ATGTCGGAGAGTAGCAGCCGGAGTGGCGGGCCGGACTTTCACCTCCCCGATGAAATACTTTCGGTCATTCCGACAGACCCGTATGACCAATTGGATGTAGCCCGGAAGATCACCTCTATGGCAATCGCTTCTCGTGTTACAAATCTGGAGTCTGATATGGGTAGGCTCCGTCAAAAGATTCACGACAAGGATCGCGTGATCCTCGACCTCGAAGACAAGGTCTCTCAGCTCGAGCAGGCCTGTCGCGCTGCCGAATTGCGATTGAACACCACTCTCCAAGATAatgtattaaaaaaaaatcttttcttttattctcctAGCTTTTGCTTTTCATTTCCATTTAAACgggaattattattttttgtttttgcttttttggGAATAAAAAAGGTGAAACTTTCCAAGGAGAGGGATTCTTTGgctttggctgcaaagaagcttGGTCGCGACTTAGCAAAG TTGGAGACCTTTAAAAGGCAATTGGTGCAGTCTTTGAGTGATGATGACTCATCT CAAGCTGAAACTGTTGATATTGGCACTTACGATCAATCTGTTCACAAGTCATATCCTGTAATAG AGGAGGTGAATGGCTACACAATGCATCATTCTTTCAGTGGGTCTATGGATGGCAGAGGCAGTTACGATGATG CCTCAAAGCAAGCTGTGCAAAGATTTTCCATCCCTTACATAACACCACGGCTTACTCCAACTGACACTCCAAAAACAACTTCTGCTAGTGTATCCCCCAGAAGAttttctgctgctgtatctccTCAGAGGACGTCTGGCAGCAGCACTCCAACAAACCCTCAATTTCAAGGCCGAGGTTCAATGTCATCGTTCTATCCTTCGAGTCAACAGTCCTCAGCAGCTAACTCTCCTCCAAGGGCACGCGCAAAACCAG CTCAAACTCCTCGAGTTGATGGGAAGGAGTTCTTCCGTCAAGCCAg GAGTCGTCTGTCTTATGAGCAGTTCAGTGCATTTCTAGCTAACATAAAGGAATTAAATGCTCAAAAGCAATCTCGCGAG GAAACTTTGAAAAAAGCAGAAGAGATTTTCGGGACAGATAACAAAGATCTCTATCTATCATTCCAAGGGATGCTTAACCGCGGAGTTCACTGA
- the LOC107822174 gene encoding uncharacterized protein LOC107822174, protein MAFTPQYYSHLFSNEFNSSFPAGEGVSALQICNTQVTPSSVLYDNNIEAQLLNINSLPDHYVPPSISNSMMMPWFPERLGVVSDMTVPALLPAPASSSDTFSSEYSLNNTTHHVYVADQHEACESCWDETTGLDHHSSFWSRCPVATSNNWGPQRETSPKVKETPAMKIGRYSEEERKDRILRYLKKRNQRNFNKTIKYACRKTLADKRVRVRGRFAKNNEVCDDEKGINDNYHGPKDVRYDNPFQIKHPDQCEENWLEEAITNLMYIPYIGSSYDHGGMSVERFMS, encoded by the exons ATGGCTTTCACTCCTCAGTACTATAGCCACCTCTTTTCCAATGAATTCAACTCTTCTTTCCCTGCAGGCGAAGGCGTTAGCGCCTTACAAATATGTAATACCCAAGTAACCCCATCATCGGTACTTTATGATAATAATATTGAGGCGCAGTTACTCAACATTAATTCACTGCCTGATCATTATGTCCCTCCAtcaatttcaaattcaatgaTGATGCCATGGTTCCCTGAACGACTTGGCGTAGTTTCAGACATGACCGTGCCGGCGCTACTACCGGCGCCGGCTTCCTCTTCTGATACGTTTTCTAGCGAGTATTCTTTGAATAATACTACTCATCACGTTTATGTAGCCGACCAGCATGAGGCTTGTGAATCTTGTTGGGATGAAACTACTGGTTTGGATCATCACTCCAGCTTCTGGTCCCGTTGTCCTGTCGCTACCTCCAATAATTGG GGGCCTCAAAGGGAGACAAGCCCAAAAGTCAAAGAAACGCCAGCAATGAAGATCGGAAGGTATTCAGAAGAGGAGAGGAAGGACAGGATTCTCCGATATcttaagaaaagaaatcaaaGGAACTTCAACAAAACCATTAAG TATGCTTGTCGCAAAACCCTAGCCGACAAACGTGTTCGAGTTCGTGGAAGATTTGCTAAGAATAATGAAGTATGCGATGATGAGAAAGGGATTAATGATAATTACCATGGACCCAAGGATGTACGCTATGATAATCCGTTCCAG ATAAAACATCCTGATCAGTGTGAAGAGAATTGGTTAGAAGAGGCTATCACAAATCTTATGTATATACCTTATATAGGTAGCTCCTATGATCATGGAGGAATGTCAGTCGAACGTTTCATGAGCTGA
- the LOC107822171 gene encoding uncharacterized protein LOC107822171 isoform X2, with protein MNKIERAHQRYREGKYAEALGFYTDALSLAKTKSQKIALHSNRAACFLKLHDFKKAADECTLVLELDQKHTGALMLRAQTLVTLKEYHSALFDVNRLIELNPSSEMYQNLHARLKTQLSLAPIPEAEVELEEDENEDEEEQCTNKETNEGGVGKDDRDVMAATTGEAESGTVELTTEVGDVQTAEKSSEQQFTSWEAIPQPKGHSRLDYSRWDRVEDESSEDDDDDDDDDDEEDSQPQFRFRVKTIGVRAVK; from the exons ATGAACAAGATCGAGAGAGCACACCAGCGGTACAGGGAAGGCAAATACGCGGAAGCCCTGGGTTTTTATACAGACGCGCTTTCTTTGGCCAAGACCAAGTCCCAAAAGATCGCTCTCCACAGCAATCGCGCTGCTTGTTTCCTCAAACTTCACGATTTCAAAAAG GCAGCGGATGAATGTACGTTGGTGCTTGAACTAGATCAAAAACACACAGGTGCGCTGATGTTGCGCGCTCAAACCTTAGTCACCCTCAAGGAGTACCATTCAGCACTTTTCGATGTCAATAGGCTGATTGAATTGAATCCATCATCAGAAATGTATCAAAATCTTCATGCCCGTTTGAAGACACAACTG TCACTTGCTCCAATACCTGAAGCTGAAGTAGAGCTTGAAGAAGATGAGAATGAAGATGAGGAAGAACAATGTACTAATAAAGAAACCAATGAAGGTGGTGTAGGGAAAGATGACAGAGATGTCATGGCAGCAACTACAGGAGAAGCTGAGTCTGGAACTGTCGAACTGACAACTGAAGTTGGTGATGTTCAAACAGCTGAAAAATCATCTGAACAACAGTTCACTAGCTGGGAAGCAATCCCACAGCCAAAGGGACATTCACGGCTAGACTATTCTAGATGGGACAGGGTGGAAGATGAGTCGAGTGAAGATGACGATGATGACGATGACGACGACGACGAGGAGGATTCTCAGCCGCAATTTAGATTCCGTGTCAAGACTATTGGTGTGCGAGCTGTtaagtaa